The following proteins are co-located in the Staphylococcus capitis subsp. capitis genome:
- a CDS encoding type II toxin-antitoxin system PemK/MazF family toxin has product MSIKQFDIYYIDLNPTRGREKQKIRPCLIVNNNMTIKGTNFVWALPITNRKKRYPSDIEVKTKKGLVTGVIDTLQIRALDLNERNHNYKDELQDNLKNVVLQAIQTYIKPSS; this is encoded by the coding sequence ATGAGTATCAAACAGTTTGATATCTACTATATCGACCTAAACCCCACAAGAGGTCGTGAAAAACAAAAAATCAGACCGTGCTTAATAGTAAACAACAATATGACTATTAAAGGGACAAATTTTGTTTGGGCATTACCAATTACAAATCGCAAAAAACGTTATCCATCAGATATTGAAGTAAAAACTAAAAAAGGATTAGTCACAGGCGTCATAGACACGCTACAGATACGTGCATTAGATTTAAACGAGCGTAACCATAACTATAAAGATGAATTACAAGACAACTTAAAAAACGTCGTCTTACAAGCAATACAGACGTATATAAAACCATCATCTTAA